One Chlamydia sp. DNA window includes the following coding sequences:
- a CDS encoding Rne/Rng family ribonuclease has translation MENDILLNIESKEIRYAHLKNGQLFDLIIERKKIRQLKGNIYRGRVTNILRNIQSAFINIDERENGFIHISDVLENSKKFEQMFDIDSDSDSDHSESQLEETAEAPIEELLKLDSPVLVQVVKEPIGTKGARLTSNISIPGRYLVLLPNSPHRGVSRKIEDPLMRDQLKQLIRSFEMPQNMGLICRTASVSASTEMLINEAQDLLNTWQNILEKFYSPDHPSLLYEETDILKKAVMTCVDKSYKRLLIDDYVTYQKCKRLLSKYSPDTAVKIEYYRDSVPMFERFNIEKEIDRATKRKIWLSSGGYLFFDKTEAMHTIDVNSGRSTQLESGVEETLVQINLEAAEEIARQLRLRNIGGLVIIDFIDMKSRKNQRRVLERLKEQMKYDAARCTILSMSEFGLVEMTRQRNRESLMQTLFTTCPYCNGNAIIKTSESVLVEIERDLKKIIKHKEHTHLCLVVHPEIAQYMKQEQDDVELVRLAKQLKAKLQISTSDSIHLNHYQFFSLVTGEGIEL, from the coding sequence ATGGAAAACGATATCTTGCTAAATATAGAGTCTAAAGAGATTCGTTACGCGCATTTAAAAAATGGCCAACTGTTCGATCTGATCATTGAAAGAAAAAAGATTCGTCAGCTGAAAGGGAATATATACAGAGGTCGCGTAACTAATATTCTACGAAACATTCAATCCGCCTTCATTAACATCGATGAACGAGAAAACGGTTTCATTCATATTTCGGATGTATTGGAAAATTCCAAAAAATTTGAACAAATGTTCGATATAGATTCCGACTCCGATTCTGATCATTCTGAGTCTCAACTAGAAGAAACTGCAGAAGCTCCCATTGAAGAACTTCTTAAACTAGATAGTCCTGTACTTGTCCAAGTTGTGAAGGAACCTATAGGAACCAAAGGGGCTCGATTGACCTCTAATATTTCTATCCCAGGCCGTTACTTGGTCCTTTTACCAAATTCTCCTCATCGTGGAGTTTCTCGCAAGATTGAAGATCCTTTAATGCGGGATCAACTCAAACAATTAATCCGCTCGTTTGAGATGCCACAAAATATGGGCCTTATCTGCAGAACGGCTAGCGTCTCTGCTTCAACCGAAATGCTAATCAATGAGGCTCAAGATTTGCTGAATACGTGGCAAAATATCTTAGAAAAATTTTATTCCCCAGATCACCCTTCTCTTCTTTACGAAGAGACAGACATTTTGAAGAAAGCTGTCATGACTTGCGTAGATAAAAGCTACAAACGTTTGCTAATTGACGATTATGTAACTTATCAAAAATGCAAGCGCTTATTAAGTAAATATTCTCCAGATACAGCAGTTAAGATTGAGTACTATCGCGATTCAGTTCCTATGTTCGAGCGCTTCAATATCGAAAAGGAAATCGATCGTGCAACAAAGCGAAAGATTTGGCTCTCTAGCGGAGGCTATCTCTTCTTCGATAAAACGGAAGCTATGCACACCATTGATGTAAATTCAGGTCGCAGCACCCAGCTAGAAAGTGGAGTCGAAGAAACACTTGTACAAATCAATTTGGAAGCTGCAGAAGAAATTGCTAGACAGCTGCGTTTACGAAATATAGGTGGCCTTGTCATCATAGATTTTATTGATATGAAGTCACGCAAGAATCAACGCCGCGTTTTAGAAAGATTAAAAGAGCAAATGAAATATGATGCTGCGCGCTGTACGATTTTAAGTATGAGCGAATTCGGTTTAGTAGAGATGACTCGTCAAAGAAATCGCGAGTCCTTAATGCAAACCTTATTCACCACTTGTCCGTATTGCAATGGAAATGCCATCATCAAAACTTCTGAGAGTGTTCTTGTAGAAATTGAACGAGATCTAAAGAAAATTATCAAACATAAGGAACATACCCACTTGTGTTTAGTAGTCCATCCTGAGATTGCTCAATATATGAAGCAGGAACAAGATGATGTTGAACTCGTCCGGTTGGCTAAACAATTAAAGGCGAAATTGCAAATCAGTACGTCGGATTCTATCCATCTTAACCATTATCAATTTTTCTCATTAGTTACAGGAGAAGGAATTGAATTATAG
- a CDS encoding 1-acyl-sn-glycerol-3-phosphate acyltransferase, translated as MHFSNYLYQDSEDSFLPEPLYQKFQICHQTYVEAAAKKCSIEKAEALCSQWLKVIIDDLKNPIIFPPYHKKIRSPVDLYQFGIDFFSVLIDEEKSQILHPERLDQIQELIRSGHNVVLLANHQTESDPQLMYCLLGASHPQLMENMIFVAGDRVTSDPLARPFSMGCDLLCIYSKRHINHPPELREEKLNHNQKSMRTLKMLLSEGGKFVYVAPAGGRDRKNAQGELYPAEFHPDSVEMFRLLAKSSGKPTHFFPFAMKTYDILPPPPTIEEAIGELRVVSSAPIAFNFGEELFLDELCNAEATDTHDKHSLRALRASHVFSIVTELYKEILS; from the coding sequence ATGCATTTTTCAAACTATTTATATCAGGATTCTGAAGATTCGTTTTTGCCCGAACCCCTGTACCAAAAGTTTCAAATTTGCCATCAGACCTATGTTGAGGCAGCAGCAAAAAAATGTTCTATAGAAAAAGCAGAAGCTCTTTGCTCTCAATGGCTTAAGGTCATTATCGATGACCTTAAAAACCCTATTATATTCCCCCCTTATCACAAAAAAATTCGTTCTCCTGTAGATCTTTACCAATTCGGGATCGACTTTTTCTCTGTGCTCATTGATGAAGAAAAATCACAAATTCTACACCCTGAACGACTGGATCAGATTCAAGAATTGATTCGCTCTGGACATAATGTGGTCCTTTTAGCAAACCATCAAACAGAATCTGATCCTCAATTGATGTATTGCTTACTCGGAGCCTCGCATCCCCAACTTATGGAAAATATGATCTTTGTCGCAGGAGATCGGGTCACCTCAGACCCTCTGGCACGACCTTTTAGCATGGGATGCGACCTTTTATGTATTTACTCAAAAAGACATATCAATCACCCCCCGGAACTGAGAGAAGAAAAACTCAATCATAACCAGAAAAGTATGCGAACATTGAAGATGCTACTGAGTGAAGGAGGAAAATTTGTCTATGTAGCACCTGCAGGAGGACGAGACCGCAAAAATGCTCAAGGGGAGTTATATCCTGCAGAATTTCATCCAGATAGCGTAGAGATGTTTCGTCTTCTTGCAAAAAGCTCTGGGAAACCAACCCATTTCTTCCCTTTCGCAATGAAAACCTACGATATTCTACCTCCTCCACCGACTATTGAAGAAGCCATTGGAGAGCTTCGAGTCGTCTCTTCTGCCCCTATTGCTTTTAACTTCGGAGAAGAACTCTTTCTTGATGAACTATGTAATGCTGAAGCAACTGATACACATGACAAGCACTCCCTAAGGGCCTTAAGAGCTTCTCACGTTTTTTCTATTGTCACCGAGCTCTACAAGGAAATTCTATCTTGA
- a CDS encoding insulinase family protein — protein sequence MKRSLPLLLCVTLLLTSCPKSFQTIRNENPLTILTPALADQKVAKILCPNGLSLMIVSSPHASESGAALVVKTGSNADPAEFPGLAHFTEHSVFLGNEKYPQRSGFPTFLSTHGGIYNAFTYPDKTCFLFSINNNDLDAALDQFVHLFIRPLFRQEDLGREVHAVEQEFAMHPTKDSRRMHRVQQLIAPQNHPLKRFSCGNLATLNSVTSQDMHTWFATHYSPENMAAIIYTTAPLDTAVPYIAAIFSEIPKSPQYTPQTPFPKTEDTSSLNKLFINKAVEPSPQLAVYWHFYDAPQSLQGWAQSLISILSSEKENSLIALLKKEQLITQLEAEFYHTSHNTQDFEIIYRLTTKGEREYEKVLQLTFAFLDYVRKERLPSYILPELHKINSLEYTYSTQTELFSTLSQMIPNFASEPLATYPYRSIVYPEYSHKDEQSFATILADPQQARYILSATLPSSWEDANEFYDPIFDDTFYEKPLDFAPIKDLSSLDFAFPQPNKFIPQNVQLLSQKKHHEGFAFSPQLTYNQNAITLYTCEDSFYTIPKIAMELRICSPQIQRADVRSVVLRDLYSLLADETLTKRHDEALRAGMAFSVTPGATGVDLSLFGYTETSPVLIDALLSSLRDLPLEESLFLYYKDQLSEQYQKNLLVCPIRAGLNKLSSQLLVNSFSLEEKRDALKTISYKEFSDFAHDLLKKLSLEGLTLGTLSSQDLSNLLASLSHFSEASSPYTPPVYYPQRKPLSSTTFSFHYPLSGNGMLLLEQNEHPHQYEDSVATSMLLSWIHNLYFNDLRTKQQLGYMVGAKYQEFADSPCGLFYIRSNKHSPEELIHKTQLFLQQVAADLESSGLSEEIFEQLRESYIQSILLPSATPSAMAKKLFSIAFETKNHDFSRPDKKIAAARSINYDYFKQYCAKFLSQQLGPEIDLLIYGATSSEKE from the coding sequence ATGAAACGTTCTCTCCCTCTTCTCCTGTGTGTTACTCTCCTGCTAACTTCTTGTCCAAAATCTTTCCAGACTATTCGAAATGAAAACCCTTTGACTATTTTAACGCCTGCGCTAGCCGATCAAAAAGTAGCAAAAATCTTATGTCCGAACGGACTTTCACTTATGATTGTTTCTTCTCCTCATGCTTCAGAATCGGGCGCAGCTTTAGTTGTTAAAACAGGAAGTAATGCAGATCCTGCTGAATTTCCTGGCTTAGCTCATTTTACGGAACACAGCGTGTTCCTTGGGAATGAGAAATATCCTCAACGCTCAGGATTTCCTACCTTCCTAAGTACTCATGGAGGAATCTACAATGCTTTTACCTATCCTGACAAAACTTGCTTCCTATTTTCTATAAACAATAATGACTTAGATGCTGCTCTAGATCAATTTGTACATCTTTTTATTCGTCCCCTTTTTCGACAAGAAGACTTAGGCAGAGAGGTTCATGCTGTTGAGCAAGAATTCGCCATGCATCCTACAAAAGATTCCCGTCGTATGCATCGCGTTCAACAACTCATAGCGCCACAAAATCACCCATTGAAACGCTTCAGTTGCGGAAATCTCGCTACCCTCAATTCCGTCACTTCTCAGGATATGCACACTTGGTTTGCCACTCATTATTCTCCAGAAAATATGGCAGCGATTATCTACACTACAGCTCCATTGGATACAGCTGTGCCCTACATTGCAGCTATTTTCTCAGAAATCCCTAAATCGCCACAATACACTCCACAGACCCCTTTCCCAAAAACTGAAGACACTTCTTCCCTTAATAAACTTTTCATTAACAAGGCTGTAGAACCTTCTCCACAACTAGCTGTCTATTGGCATTTCTACGATGCACCCCAATCCTTGCAGGGATGGGCACAATCGCTGATCTCTATTTTATCTAGTGAAAAAGAAAATAGCCTTATTGCTCTGCTCAAAAAAGAACAACTGATTACCCAGTTAGAAGCAGAGTTTTATCACACTTCTCACAACACACAAGATTTTGAAATCATATACAGGCTCACAACTAAGGGAGAACGCGAATATGAGAAAGTTCTTCAACTGACCTTTGCCTTTCTTGATTATGTTCGCAAAGAACGGCTTCCTTCCTATATTTTACCTGAATTACATAAGATTAATTCTTTAGAATATACCTACAGCACACAAACAGAATTATTCTCGACACTGTCGCAAATGATACCAAATTTTGCGTCTGAGCCTCTGGCAACTTATCCCTATCGTTCTATTGTTTATCCGGAATATTCTCATAAAGATGAGCAATCTTTTGCTACTATCTTGGCAGATCCACAACAAGCTCGTTACATCTTATCTGCAACTTTACCAAGCTCTTGGGAAGATGCCAATGAATTTTATGACCCTATCTTTGATGATACTTTCTATGAAAAGCCTTTAGATTTCGCTCCAATAAAAGATCTTTCTTCCTTAGATTTTGCTTTTCCTCAGCCTAATAAATTTATCCCTCAAAATGTTCAGTTATTATCTCAAAAAAAACACCATGAGGGTTTTGCCTTTTCTCCGCAACTTACGTATAATCAAAACGCTATCACCTTATACACCTGTGAAGATTCGTTCTATACAATCCCTAAAATAGCTATGGAGCTACGCATATGCTCTCCTCAAATCCAACGAGCAGATGTCCGTTCTGTAGTCCTGCGAGATTTATATAGTCTACTAGCCGACGAAACATTAACAAAACGCCACGATGAGGCCTTAAGAGCTGGTATGGCCTTTTCAGTAACTCCTGGAGCTACTGGAGTGGATTTGTCCCTTTTCGGATACACGGAGACTTCTCCTGTTCTTATCGATGCCTTGCTGTCTTCTTTACGAGATCTTCCCTTAGAAGAAAGTCTTTTCCTGTACTATAAAGACCAATTATCTGAACAATATCAAAAAAATCTTCTTGTCTGTCCTATACGAGCTGGTCTCAATAAACTTTCTTCGCAGCTTTTGGTAAATTCTTTTTCTCTTGAAGAAAAACGTGATGCTTTAAAAACCATTTCTTACAAAGAATTTTCTGATTTTGCTCATGATTTACTCAAAAAACTATCCTTAGAAGGTTTAACGCTAGGAACGCTCTCTTCACAAGATCTTTCAAATCTACTAGCGTCCTTGTCTCATTTTTCAGAAGCTTCCTCACCCTATACTCCCCCCGTTTATTATCCTCAGAGAAAACCTCTTTCCTCCACAACATTCTCTTTCCACTATCCCCTTTCTGGAAATGGGATGCTCCTGCTCGAACAAAACGAACATCCCCATCAGTATGAAGATTCTGTAGCGACTAGCATGTTATTATCTTGGATCCATAATCTGTATTTTAATGATTTACGGACAAAGCAACAATTAGGGTATATGGTAGGTGCTAAATACCAAGAATTCGCAGACAGTCCCTGTGGTCTATTCTACATTCGTTCAAATAAACACTCCCCTGAAGAACTAATCCATAAGACGCAGCTCTTTTTACAACAGGTTGCAGCTGATTTGGAATCTTCGGGCCTTTCAGAAGAAATTTTTGAACAACTTCGAGAAAGTTATATTCAATCTATTTTACTTCCTAGCGCAACTCCTTCTGCAATGGCAAAAAAATTATTCTCCATAGCCTTTGAAACAAAAAATCATGACTTCTCCCGCCCTGATAAAAAAATTGCTGCAGCTCGTTCCATTAATTATGACTACTTTAAACAGTATTGCGCAAAATTCTTATCTCAGCAGCTTGGGCCAGAAATCGATCTTCTTATTTATGGAGCCACTTCATCAGAAAAAGAATAG
- a CDS encoding putative Na+/H+ antiporter has product MLPYYSLGLRIGSAILFFSAVIHTFLTPWLTRLYEEYQHKKMLFPERWRQYLWLSEFLRIVSRVELVFVLWAVPLFFLFLYTEGYRVTMAYFDSRNYVFSLFIIVMLILLESRPIEYFSQKIFATIAKIGNQSPICWWWTIMIAAPLSAFFLKESGAMIIAATLLSKHFYKFSPSPKLCYATMGLLFSNISISGLTSSFSSRALLTILPEIKWTNSFIISHFSWKVVLAILVSTTIFFCIFRKEFKKFPKTIPSSTMMSDRVPLWIIFIHVLLVGCVILSRAIPLFLGFLLVFYLGFQRFTIFYQNPIKTAKVCFVGLFYIGIVIFGELQEWWVLDLMHGMPDFGYMMTSYLFSIFLDNALVNHIVHNLPMANDCYLYLVLVGSMSAGGLTLVSNMPNIVGYLILRPTFPHSDISLIRLFLSAVVPSIVSLSVFWFFREIPPFMFCLFR; this is encoded by the coding sequence ATGCTGCCCTACTATTCATTGGGATTGCGCATTGGATCAGCAATCCTGTTTTTTTCTGCAGTAATTCACACATTCCTTACCCCTTGGCTAACACGCTTGTATGAAGAATATCAGCATAAAAAGATGCTTTTTCCAGAACGTTGGCGCCAATACCTTTGGTTAAGTGAATTTCTCCGCATCGTTAGTCGTGTTGAATTAGTTTTTGTTCTTTGGGCAGTTCCTCTGTTCTTTTTATTTTTGTATACAGAGGGATATCGAGTGACTATGGCGTACTTTGATAGCCGTAACTACGTATTTTCTCTTTTTATCATAGTCATGCTTATTCTTCTCGAGTCACGCCCTATCGAATATTTTTCTCAAAAAATCTTTGCAACAATTGCAAAGATCGGGAACCAGTCGCCTATTTGTTGGTGGTGGACAATTATGATTGCCGCACCACTATCAGCATTCTTCCTTAAAGAATCTGGGGCGATGATTATTGCAGCAACATTACTATCGAAACACTTTTATAAGTTTTCCCCATCTCCCAAATTGTGCTATGCAACTATGGGGCTGCTCTTTTCTAATATTTCGATTAGTGGACTGACGTCTTCTTTTTCTTCACGAGCTTTACTTACCATTCTTCCAGAAATTAAATGGACGAATAGCTTTATTATCAGCCATTTCAGCTGGAAAGTTGTTCTGGCAATCCTAGTCTCTACAACAATTTTTTTCTGTATATTCCGGAAAGAGTTCAAAAAGTTCCCTAAAACAATTCCCAGCTCAACAATGATGAGTGATCGCGTTCCTTTATGGATAATTTTCATTCATGTTCTTCTTGTTGGCTGTGTAATTCTGAGTCGAGCCATCCCTTTATTTTTAGGGTTTTTACTCGTGTTCTACTTAGGTTTTCAGCGTTTTACTATTTTTTACCAAAATCCTATCAAAACTGCGAAAGTATGTTTTGTAGGATTATTTTACATAGGCATTGTAATCTTTGGAGAACTTCAAGAATGGTGGGTGCTGGATTTGATGCATGGTATGCCAGATTTCGGATATATGATGACCTCCTACCTATTTTCCATATTCTTAGACAATGCTTTAGTGAACCATATTGTGCATAATTTACCGATGGCTAATGACTGCTATTTGTACCTAGTTCTCGTCGGAAGTATGTCTGCAGGAGGTCTTACCCTAGTGTCTAATATGCCCAACATTGTAGGCTACCTTATCCTAAGGCCAACTTTTCCTCATTCAGACATCTCTTTAATTCGATTATTTTTATCCGCGGTGGTCCCCTCTATTGTATCTTTAAGTGTCTTTTGGTTTTTTAGAGAAATCCCACCATTTATGTTTTGTTTATTTCGCTGA
- the rbp7 gene encoding reticulate body protein Rbp-7, producing the protein MQHTVMLSLENDNQELASMIDRVVAASSSILSISHHSKSDQQFTISKAPDEKASGRISHIAAAAFLE; encoded by the coding sequence ATGCAACACACAGTTATGCTGTCTTTAGAGAACGATAACCAAGAACTTGCTTCTATGATTGATCGAGTCGTTGCTGCATCATCGAGCATTCTTTCTATTTCCCACCATTCCAAATCCGATCAACAATTTACTATTTCTAAAGCACCAGATGAGAAAGCTTCTGGCAGAATATCTCACATAGCAGCTGCCGCATTTTTGGAATAG
- the ispE gene encoding 4-(cytidine 5'-diphospho)-2-C-methyl-D-erythritol kinase produces the protein MYLLSPAKLNLSLQLLGKREDGFHEMATRYQAVAFGDELFLSASSYDSLQVVNACQLETSDNFIWKSTALFRQYTGIFQPVSWRIVKHIPIGAGLAGGSSNAATALFALNQFFEAGLSEDEMRSLAEQVGVDAPFFFSTGSALGLGRGEQILSLKEVVSDKYVLYFSKKGVLTSRAFAAVQPTDCSVRRDFNYTQNDLEKPVFRLREDLKEKKHWLERIWGGLPIYVGLTGSGATLFVRYPEALEEDPIYASRIQRIISSSKGVQTSPIQRDSTAWYSIYSKNAAAAM, from the coding sequence ATGTATCTCCTTTCTCCTGCAAAACTTAATCTTTCCTTACAGCTGCTTGGTAAACGAGAGGATGGTTTTCATGAGATGGCTACGCGTTACCAAGCTGTGGCTTTTGGGGATGAGCTTTTTTTATCTGCAAGCTCCTACGATTCTCTTCAGGTTGTCAATGCTTGTCAGCTTGAAACTTCTGATAATTTCATTTGGAAGAGCACAGCTCTTTTTCGTCAGTATACAGGAATCTTTCAACCTGTAAGCTGGCGTATAGTCAAGCATATTCCTATTGGAGCTGGTTTAGCCGGGGGAAGTAGTAATGCTGCAACAGCTTTGTTTGCTTTGAATCAATTCTTCGAAGCCGGGCTATCAGAAGATGAAATGCGTAGTTTAGCGGAGCAAGTAGGAGTAGATGCTCCTTTCTTCTTTTCTACAGGCTCCGCTTTAGGCTTGGGACGAGGTGAGCAAATCCTGTCTTTGAAAGAAGTTGTGTCTGATAAATATGTTCTCTATTTTTCTAAGAAAGGAGTTTTGACTAGTAGAGCTTTTGCCGCTGTGCAGCCCACAGACTGTTCTGTTAGAAGAGATTTTAATTATACTCAAAATGACTTAGAGAAACCTGTTTTTCGCTTGCGCGAGGATCTCAAGGAAAAGAAACATTGGCTAGAAAGAATCTGGGGAGGCCTTCCTATTTACGTAGGGCTTACTGGATCTGGAGCTACTTTATTTGTTCGCTATCCAGAAGCTTTAGAAGAAGACCCTATTTACGCTAGTCGAATACAAAGAATCATCTCTTCAAGCAAAGGAGTGCAGACCTCACCTATACAGAGAGACTCCACAGCTTGGTACTCAATCTATTCCAAAAATGCGGCAGCTGCTATGTGA
- the rplI gene encoding 50S ribosomal protein L9, protein MKPQLLLLEDVDGLGRSGDLVVAKPGYVRNYLLPKGKAMVASAGTLRLQAKLQEQRLLQAAADKEESLRLAEMLKNVVLDFQVRVDSEHNMYGSVTISEIISAAEQKGVVLTRKNFPRTHSGIKSLGRHVIGLKLKEGVTADLYVEVRADHEIVEQKELQGKEEQEN, encoded by the coding sequence ATGAAACCACAATTACTTTTGTTAGAGGATGTCGATGGTTTAGGGCGTTCCGGTGATCTTGTTGTCGCTAAACCTGGATACGTTAGGAATTACTTGCTTCCTAAAGGGAAGGCAATGGTTGCTAGTGCTGGGACTCTTCGCTTACAGGCAAAATTACAAGAGCAGAGATTGTTACAAGCTGCAGCTGATAAAGAAGAGTCACTCCGCTTAGCGGAAATGCTTAAAAATGTTGTTTTGGATTTCCAAGTTCGTGTGGATTCTGAGCACAATATGTACGGTTCTGTGACCATAAGTGAGATAATTAGTGCTGCAGAGCAAAAAGGTGTCGTTCTCACTCGTAAAAACTTCCCTCGTACGCACAGTGGAATAAAGAGTTTGGGAAGACATGTAATTGGATTGAAGTTGAAAGAAGGCGTGACAGCGGATCTTTATGTTGAAGTACGTGCTGATCACGAAATCGTTGAACAAAAAGAACTCCAAGGCAAGGAAGAACAGGAAAATTAA
- the rpsR gene encoding 30S ribosomal protein S18, translated as MNRPVHNEHRRKRFAKKCPFVSAGWKTIDYKDVVTLKRFVTERGKILPRRITGVSSRFQALLTQAVKRARHVGLLPFVGED; from the coding sequence ATGAATAGACCTGTTCATAATGAACACAGAAGGAAGCGTTTCGCTAAGAAATGTCCTTTTGTTTCCGCGGGTTGGAAGACCATCGATTATAAGGATGTTGTTACTCTTAAAAGATTTGTTACTGAAAGAGGAAAGATCCTTCCAAGAAGAATCACAGGGGTTTCTTCTCGATTCCAAGCGCTGCTCACCCAAGCTGTCAAAAGAGCTCGACATGTGGGGCTTTTGCCTTTCGTAGGAGAAGATTAA
- the rpsF gene encoding 30S ribosomal protein S6, translating into MKEKTGQLYEGAYVFSVTLSEDARRKALEKVTSGITNYGGEVLKIHDQGRKKLAYTIRGAREGYYYFIYFTVAPGAISELWKEYHLNEDLLRFMTLKASSVKEVLEFATLPE; encoded by the coding sequence ATGAAAGAAAAAACAGGCCAACTTTATGAGGGAGCCTATGTTTTTAGCGTGACATTAAGTGAAGACGCTAGACGAAAGGCTTTAGAAAAAGTGACTTCTGGAATTACCAACTACGGTGGCGAAGTTCTAAAGATTCATGATCAGGGGCGCAAAAAATTAGCTTATACGATTCGAGGCGCTAGAGAAGGCTACTACTATTTTATTTATTTTACTGTGGCTCCAGGAGCTATCTCAGAATTATGGAAAGAGTATCATTTAAACGAAGATCTTCTTCGGTTTATGACTCTTAAGGCAAGCTCTGTGAAAGAAGTTTTAGAATTTGCTACATTGCCAGAATAA
- the pth gene encoding aminoacyl-tRNA hydrolase — protein MARLVVGIGNPGRQYAWTRHNIGFLLLDLLASRFSGVFREAPRLFSAFLKIEISGKTVIFIKPTTYVNLTGKAVLAAKRFFDISVEDILVVADDINREFGSVRFRQDCGAGGHNGVRNTTQILGSNHYWQLRLGIGRPSNPHEGVADYVLANFSLNEKEQLNDFLEKGIKEILPWLNL, from the coding sequence ATGGCAAGGCTTGTTGTTGGCATAGGAAATCCGGGACGGCAGTATGCTTGGACGAGGCATAATATTGGATTTCTTTTGCTGGACTTGCTGGCGTCTCGTTTTTCTGGGGTTTTTCGCGAAGCCCCACGTCTTTTTTCTGCATTTTTAAAGATAGAAATCTCTGGCAAGACTGTTATTTTTATTAAACCTACAACCTATGTGAATCTTACCGGTAAGGCTGTTTTGGCTGCCAAAAGATTCTTCGATATTTCTGTGGAAGACATTCTTGTTGTGGCAGACGATATCAATCGAGAATTTGGGTCTGTACGCTTCCGTCAGGATTGTGGTGCTGGTGGGCATAATGGTGTGAGGAATACCACGCAGATCTTAGGATCGAATCATTACTGGCAGTTACGTTTAGGAATAGGGAGACCTTCGAATCCCCATGAGGGAGTCGCTGATTATGTGTTAGCAAATTTTTCTTTGAATGAGAAAGAGCAATTAAATGATTTTTTAGAAAAAGGCATAAAAGAAATTCTTCCTTGGCTCAATTTGTAG
- a CDS encoding 50S ribosomal protein L25/general stress protein Ctc, producing MELVVQSRETNKKSVIKKIRQQGGIPAVLYSGGKSVANIVVDAHVFNKFLSTLESGALASTVFSLSYEGRVIKALVKDIQYHVTTYDVIHLDFEELVEDRDVRLNMPIRCINTVDCIGVKLGGSLRQVIRCLRVVCKPKDIVPFLELDVQSLGLSQTLKLSDICIPEGIRPVTSLKEVAVTVARR from the coding sequence ATGGAACTCGTGGTTCAAAGTCGTGAGACTAATAAGAAGTCTGTTATTAAAAAAATTCGTCAACAGGGTGGAATTCCGGCTGTTCTTTATTCCGGAGGAAAAAGCGTAGCTAATATTGTTGTTGATGCGCATGTCTTCAATAAATTTCTTTCCACGTTAGAAAGTGGGGCTTTGGCTTCTACTGTTTTTTCTCTTTCTTATGAGGGGAGAGTGATTAAGGCTTTGGTCAAAGACATTCAGTATCACGTAACAACTTATGACGTTATTCATCTTGATTTTGAAGAGTTAGTAGAAGATCGGGATGTTCGTTTGAATATGCCTATTCGTTGTATCAACACTGTAGACTGTATTGGGGTCAAGTTAGGTGGTTCTTTGAGACAGGTGATTCGTTGCTTACGAGTTGTCTGTAAGCCAAAAGATATCGTTCCATTTTTGGAGTTGGATGTTCAGTCTTTAGGACTCTCTCAGACCTTGAAATTGTCGGATATTTGTATTCCAGAAGGGATTAGACCAGTTACTTCACTTAAAGAAGTTGCGGTAACAGTAGCTCGACGATAA